A genomic stretch from Moraxella nasicaprae includes:
- a CDS encoding threonine aldolase family protein, which yields MQTNLTKKHFASDNYSGVHPEIMQALMNANVGHTAAYGYDEYTARLDVLISEHFGKQAVGYPVFNGTGANVLGLQSLMPRFGSVICAESAHINQDESNAPQAVGGFKLWTIPTPDGKLTPELIQTQAHGFGSEHRPQPAVVYISQTTECGTCYTIDEIAKIADTAHYYGMKLFVDGARLSNAVSFLQTNFKEMITKAGVDMVSLGGTKNGLMFGECLIDVKGVLGDQMKFLRKMNMQTASKMRFISAQLVCMLEKDLYRTLSTHANQMAQLLADELNVIGVPILYKVESNAVFVHLPKNTADQVRQHYAFYDWQEGVCRLMCSFDTTPDDVMDLARLIKQAISSN from the coding sequence ATGCAAACAAATCTAACAAAAAAGCATTTTGCTTCTGATAATTATTCAGGGGTTCACCCAGAGATTATGCAAGCATTGATGAATGCCAATGTTGGGCATACTGCCGCCTACGGCTATGATGAATACACAGCAAGGCTTGATGTGTTAATCAGTGAGCATTTTGGCAAGCAAGCGGTTGGCTATCCTGTGTTTAATGGCACAGGGGCGAATGTTTTGGGCTTACAAAGTTTGATGCCCAGATTTGGTTCGGTCATTTGTGCCGAATCTGCACATATTAACCAAGACGAAAGCAATGCACCGCAAGCGGTTGGTGGGTTTAAGCTATGGACGATACCCACGCCAGATGGCAAACTGACCCCAGAGCTGATTCAGACCCAAGCACATGGTTTTGGTAGCGAACACCGTCCCCAGCCAGCCGTTGTCTATATCAGTCAGACCACAGAATGTGGCACTTGCTACACCATTGATGAGATTGCCAAGATTGCAGATACGGCTCACTACTATGGTATGAAATTATTTGTTGATGGTGCCAGATTGTCTAATGCCGTGAGTTTTTTGCAAACCAATTTTAAAGAAATGATTACTAAGGCAGGCGTGGATATGGTATCGCTTGGCGGTACAAAAAATGGTCTGATGTTTGGCGAATGTTTGATTGATGTAAAAGGCGTGTTGGGCGACCAGATGAAGTTTTTGCGTAAGATGAATATGCAAACAGCGTCAAAAATGCGTTTCATCTCTGCACAGCTGGTGTGTATGCTTGAAAAAGATTTGTATCGCACGCTGAGTACACACGCCAATCAGATGGCACAGTTGTTGGCAGATGAATTAAATGTCATTGGTGTACCTATATTATATAAAGTAGAATCCAATGCGGTTTTTGTGCACCTGCCTAAAAATACAGCAGACCAAGTTCGCCAACATTATGCTTTTTATGATTGGCAAGAGGGCGTGTGTCGCTTGATGTGTAGTTTTGACACCACACCTGATGATGTGATGGATTTGGCTAGGTTGATTAAACAAGCCATAAGTTCAAACTAG
- a CDS encoding FkbM family methyltransferase: protein MKTKLLRLKYGNFYLIEGDFISHYAASYGEWSEVEVMFFRHVLQNTDNVIEVGSNIGLHSVPIAQKINRGKLFCFEPQRLIFQTLIANIVTNGLNNVFAYHAGVGG, encoded by the coding sequence ATGAAGACAAAATTACTTAGATTAAAGTATGGAAATTTTTATCTGATAGAAGGGGATTTTATCAGCCATTATGCAGCCAGCTATGGAGAGTGGTCCGAAGTTGAAGTTATGTTCTTTCGCCATGTATTACAAAATACTGACAATGTCATTGAGGTTGGTTCTAATATTGGATTGCATTCTGTACCTATTGCACAAAAGATTAACCGTGGCAAATTATTCTGTTTTGAGCCGCAAAGGTTGATTTTTCAGACGCTGATTGCTAATATCGTTACAAATGGACTAAACAATGTTTTTGCTTACCACGCTGGTGTGGGGGGGTAA
- a CDS encoding FkbM family methyltransferase: MEAGFDGEGQFEGNKYKEWVQIVSLDTQPALAELDGLRLLKIDAEGFEINVLNGAKNLIKKHRPIIFVEALPHLKDDLIVYLNQIGYRCFWFVSDRYQENNFFNRPRGSDGLDFNLVCYHQDDAPHFNDKWLAKPYIDQDLESLQIHYVQD; encoded by the coding sequence TTGGAGGCAGGCTTTGATGGCGAGGGTCAATTTGAGGGAAATAAATACAAAGAATGGGTTCAGATTGTTTCTCTTGATACGCAGCCAGCACTTGCTGAGCTTGATGGTTTGCGATTATTAAAGATTGATGCTGAGGGTTTTGAAATCAATGTCCTAAATGGTGCAAAAAATCTTATCAAAAAGCATCGCCCAATCATTTTTGTGGAGGCTTTGCCGCATTTAAAAGATGATTTGATTGTGTATCTTAATCAAATTGGGTATCGTTGTTTTTGGTTTGTCTCGGATCGTTATCAGGAAAATAATTTTTTCAACAGACCAAGAGGTAGTGATGGTCTGGACTTTAATTTGGTTTGCTACCATCAAGATGATGCACCGCATTTTAATGATAAATGGTTGGCGAAACCTTATATTGATCAGGATTTAGAAAGCCTGCAAATACACTATGTGCAGGATTAG
- a CDS encoding pilus assembly FimT family protein → MRPIKGFTLIEMMVVLMIVAVLAMFAYPAYQALMARVESKNISSTLLETFRRAKISAMMHQKDTIMCLTNASGHCDRYGQAGVLVFVDNNYNNRFDNLDILVHSQQFELRYGKLQMNASLGRSHMKFMGDTAKPRGNFGNIRYCSDANQQLSHQIVLNMHGNLSVKKEKTTEHCQ, encoded by the coding sequence ATGCGACCGATAAAAGGATTTACACTCATAGAAATGATGGTGGTTTTGATGATTGTGGCTGTCTTAGCCATGTTTGCCTATCCTGCTTATCAGGCGTTGATGGCTCGTGTAGAATCAAAAAATATCAGCAGTACACTACTAGAAACATTTCGGCGTGCCAAAATCTCGGCAATGATGCACCAAAAAGACACCATCATGTGCTTAACGAATGCAAGCGGACATTGTGACCGTTATGGGCAGGCAGGAGTGCTGGTGTTTGTGGATAACAATTACAATAATCGTTTTGACAATTTGGATATTTTGGTGCATAGTCAGCAGTTTGAATTAAGATATGGCAAATTGCAAATGAACGCATCGCTTGGCAGGTCGCACATGAAATTCATGGGCGATACCGCCAAACCCAGAGGGAATTTTGGCAATATTCGTTATTGCAGTGATGCTAATCAGCAATTAAGCCATCAGATTGTTTTAAATATGCATGGCAATTTGTCTGTCAAAAAGGAGAAGACAACAGAGCATTGCCAATAA
- a CDS encoding 5'-nucleotidase: MAVDFSKTLIVAISATALFDLSDNEQKLAELIAKDPKTAARKYQKYQQDREQVLLKKGSGYPLIEALLKLNQYQTNHHNDIESPYVEVVVVSKSTPDLGIQILNSIQSYGLGITRSAFISGDAVAPYVADFKVDLFLTTNHEDAQQVVDAKVCACAVLDVIPVQMDRLDTNQLRIAFDGDAVLFDDSSELIFQEQGLLAFHEHEHKMANLPIEKGPYADFLIKLSQLQAKLPNQSTDAPHNPIRIALVTARNAPADLRAIKTLRAWGVTVDVAFFLGGLDKNHVLTTFAPHIFFDDSIKHISAARDSVPSALVPYHSASPLLSTLKSKKPSS; the protein is encoded by the coding sequence ATGGCGGTAGATTTTTCAAAGACTTTGATTGTGGCGATATCGGCTACGGCATTGTTTGATTTGAGCGACAATGAACAAAAATTGGCTGAGCTGATTGCCAAAGACCCCAAGACGGCAGCCAGAAAATATCAAAAATACCAACAAGATCGTGAACAGGTGCTGCTTAAAAAAGGTTCGGGCTATCCCTTGATTGAGGCATTATTAAAACTTAATCAATATCAAACCAACCATCACAACGACATTGAATCGCCTTATGTGGAGGTGGTGGTTGTCTCAAAATCCACGCCTGATTTGGGCATTCAGATTCTTAATTCCATTCAATCTTATGGGCTGGGTATTACTCGCTCAGCATTCATCTCAGGCGATGCGGTTGCACCTTATGTGGCAGACTTTAAGGTGGATTTATTTTTGACGACCAATCATGAGGACGCTCAGCAAGTGGTGGACGCAAAAGTCTGTGCTTGTGCGGTGCTTGATGTGATTCCTGTGCAGATGGATAGGCTTGACACCAATCAGTTGCGTATCGCTTTTGATGGCGATGCGGTGTTGTTCGATGACAGCAGTGAATTGATTTTCCAAGAACAAGGACTTTTGGCATTCCATGAACATGAGCATAAAATGGCAAATTTGCCCATTGAAAAAGGTCCTTATGCAGATTTTTTGATTAAATTATCTCAATTACAGGCAAAATTACCCAATCAAAGCACCGATGCACCACACAATCCAATCCGTATCGCTTTGGTAACAGCACGCAATGCACCTGCCGATTTGCGTGCCATCAAGACATTGCGAGCTTGGGGTGTGACTGTTGATGTGGCGTTTTTCTTGGGTGGATTGGATAAGAATCATGTTTTGACGACTTTTGCACCGCATATTTTCTTCGATGATTCAATCAAGCACATCAGTGCCGCTCGTGATAGCGTGCCATCTGCCTTAGTGCCATATCACTCGGCATCGCCTTTATTATCCACCCTAAAATCAAAGAAACCATCGAGCTGA
- a CDS encoding TatD family hydrolase gives MMKLIDTHTHFDVPEYAQNRKAFAQSAHDAGVRHLVLIGLMAQYFERMLAVKDELATFNQAPMAHVAFGLHPLYIQEQEEKDLVLLDEYLTRFGSVAIAEIGLDTYPKALQEAEIFAKQKAFFIEQVALAKHHQLPILLHIRKSHAEVLQILTQQKYQASQLGGIAHSFSGGEQEALAFVKRGFKLGITGQITNPNAKKLHRAVMAVFAKYGVDAFVIETDCPDMMPVPCQHLGHFNEPANLRWVLAHLATMFDIEQETLARKLWQNSCEALRVDWNYE, from the coding sequence ATGATGAAACTGATTGATACGCACACTCATTTTGATGTGCCTGAATATGCTCAAAACCGCAAAGCATTCGCTCAATCCGCCCATGATGCAGGTGTGCGTCATTTGGTGCTGATTGGTTTGATGGCTCAATATTTTGAACGAATGCTTGCCGTTAAAGATGAGCTGGCAACTTTTAATCAAGCACCGATGGCTCATGTGGCATTTGGATTGCACCCTTTGTATATCCAAGAGCAAGAAGAAAAGGATTTAGTATTGCTTGATGAGTATTTGACCAGATTTGGCTCGGTGGCGATTGCAGAAATTGGGCTGGATACTTATCCCAAAGCCTTACAAGAGGCAGAAATTTTTGCCAAACAAAAGGCGTTTTTTATTGAGCAGGTGGCACTTGCCAAACACCATCAGTTGCCAATATTATTACACATTCGCAAAAGCCATGCCGAGGTTTTGCAGATTTTGACCCAGCAAAAATATCAAGCCAGTCAGCTTGGCGGTATTGCTCACAGTTTTAGCGGTGGCGAGCAGGAGGCATTGGCATTCGTTAAGCGTGGCTTTAAACTGGGCATTACAGGACAAATCACCAATCCGAATGCAAAAAAACTTCACCGTGCCGTGATGGCGGTATTTGCCAAATATGGCGTTGATGCTTTTGTGATTGAGACAGATTGCCCTGACATGATGCCTGTTCCTTGTCAGCATTTGGGGCATTTTAATGAGCCTGCCAATCTGCGGTGGGTGCTCGCTCATTTGGCGACGATGTTTGATATTGAGCAAGAAACATTGGCAAGAAAATTGTGGCAAAACAGTTGTGAAGCATTAAGAGTGGACTGGAATTATGAATGA
- a CDS encoding tRNA threonylcarbamoyladenosine dehydratase, translating to MNEVSDFDRRFTGTQTLYANDFDKFTNACVYVIGVGGVGSWAAEALARTAVGEIVLVDLDVLVASNVNRQLPALGQTFGESKIETMARRIEDINPKVKVRLIDDFLTADNVAQILPSRDEVQILKSQGRSVVVLDCVDDMNAKLSMALHCRYHKIKCVIAGGAGAKIDPTRIKVVDLKDTTQDPLLAKLRSRLRERGIGKNGAKFGLKCVYSDEPQFINKSCQSGLNCGGYGSAVVVTATAGMVMASVALQMIAKDIS from the coding sequence ATGAATGAAGTGAGTGATTTTGATAGACGATTTACAGGCACACAAACGCTGTATGCCAATGATTTTGATAAATTTACCAACGCTTGCGTTTATGTGATTGGCGTGGGCGGTGTCGGCTCTTGGGCAGCAGAGGCATTGGCTCGCACGGCGGTGGGAGAGATTGTTTTGGTGGATTTGGATGTCTTGGTGGCAAGCAATGTCAATCGCCAACTGCCTGCTTTGGGTCAAACTTTTGGCGAAAGCAAGATTGAGACCATGGCAAGACGAATTGAGGACATCAATCCCAAGGTCAAGGTCAGGCTGATTGATGATTTTTTGACGGCTGATAATGTCGCTCAGATTCTACCTAGTCGTGATGAAGTGCAGATTCTAAAATCGCAAGGCAGGAGTGTTGTGGTGTTGGATTGTGTGGACGACATGAATGCTAAGTTGTCTATGGCACTGCATTGCCGCTACCATAAAATCAAATGCGTCATCGCTGGCGGTGCAGGAGCAAAAATTGATCCAACTCGCATCAAAGTGGTAGATCTTAAAGACACCACCCAAGACCCATTGCTTGCCAAGTTGCGTAGCCGACTGCGTGAAAGAGGCATTGGTAAAAATGGAGCGAAATTTGGGCTAAAATGCGTGTATTCCGATGAACCGCAATTCATCAACAAATCGTGCCAATCAGGGCTAAATTGCGGTGGTTATGGCTCAGCAGTTGTGGTAACGGCAACGGCTGGCATGGTGATGGCAAGCGTTGCCTTACAGATGATTGCCAAAGACATTAGCTAA
- the dapD gene encoding 2,3,4,5-tetrahydropyridine-2,6-dicarboxylate N-succinyltransferase, translating into MSNLETIIEQAFEDRANFTAETVSAEIRDAVEQAIEGLDNGSLRVAEKINGEWVVHQWLKKAVLLSFKLNDNAPIESGDLRFYDKVATKHGNWTEEQFKAAGVRVVPPAVARRGSYQAKNVVLMPSYVNIGAYVDEGTMVDTWATVGSCAQIGKNVHLSGGVGIGGVLEPLQANPTIIEDNCFIGARSEIVEGVIVEEGCVISMGVFIGQSTRIYDRETGEIHYGRVPAGSVVVPGSLPSKDGSHSLYAAIIVKKVDAQTRAKTSLNDLLRAE; encoded by the coding sequence ATGTCAAATTTAGAAACCATCATCGAACAAGCCTTTGAAGACCGTGCCAATTTTACCGCCGAAACTGTCTCAGCAGAGATTCGTGACGCTGTTGAGCAAGCCATTGAAGGGCTTGACAATGGCTCATTGCGTGTTGCTGAAAAAATCAACGGCGAATGGGTTGTGCATCAATGGCTAAAAAAAGCTGTTCTACTATCTTTCAAACTAAACGATAACGCCCCAATCGAATCAGGCGATTTGCGTTTTTATGACAAAGTGGCGACCAAGCATGGCAACTGGACAGAAGAACAGTTCAAAGCAGCTGGTGTGCGTGTTGTGCCGCCTGCGGTTGCTCGTCGTGGCTCATATCAAGCAAAAAATGTCGTCTTGATGCCATCTTATGTGAATATCGGTGCTTATGTAGACGAAGGCACGATGGTTGACACTTGGGCAACTGTGGGTTCATGTGCCCAAATCGGCAAAAATGTCCATCTATCAGGCGGTGTAGGCATTGGCGGTGTGCTAGAACCCCTACAAGCCAACCCAACCATCATCGAAGACAACTGCTTCATCGGTGCTCGTTCTGAGATTGTTGAGGGTGTAATTGTTGAAGAGGGCTGTGTCATCTCAATGGGCGTATTCATCGGTCAATCTACTCGCATCTATGACCGTGAAACTGGCGAAATCCATTATGGTCGTGTGCCAGCAGGTTCTGTGGTCGTGCCAGGCAGCCTACCTTCTAAGGACGGCTCGCACAGCCTATATGCCGCCATCATCGTCAAAAAAGTAGATGCACAAACTCGTGCCAAAACCAGCCTAAACGATTTGTTGCGTGCTGAATAA
- a CDS encoding lysophospholipase has product MTSKTILSSNGIHRLHHTFFVPTGEIKASLLIVHGMSEHGGRYAKFAKFLADNGILVATYDQLGHGQTVKDKYELGFIDEKHPVQTLCKDVIIMADQLKELAPNVAHFIMGHSMGSFIVRTVLTHHSTRFAGAILMGTGNHHGIKNRLGLGILSTLNAISPKKTNSNIASLLNHHLLSQLRSPISASPFAWLAENPHAIKAFESDPLCGFCFTNNGFYTLMMLIKQACLPTWYQHMSQNYPILLVSGKDDPVGNLGQDIINLQEELLKAGKPSPTMLLYPNMRHEPLHETAKLGVYRDILSWLIKSM; this is encoded by the coding sequence ATGACTTCCAAAACCATTCTCTCCTCCAACGGCATTCATCGCCTACACCACACCTTTTTTGTTCCGACAGGCGAGATTAAAGCAAGCCTGCTTATCGTACACGGTATGAGCGAGCATGGTGGGCGATACGCCAAGTTTGCCAAATTTCTGGCAGATAACGGCATACTGGTAGCAACTTATGACCAGCTGGGGCATGGGCAAACAGTCAAGGACAAATACGAACTTGGCTTTATTGATGAAAAACACCCTGTACAGACACTGTGCAAAGATGTCATCATCATGGCAGACCAGCTCAAAGAACTTGCACCCAATGTGGCACATTTTATCATGGGGCATTCTATGGGTTCGTTCATCGTGCGTACGGTACTGACCCATCACAGCACTCGATTTGCTGGGGCAATCTTGATGGGAACTGGCAATCATCATGGCATCAAAAACCGCCTGGGACTTGGAATACTTAGTACACTAAACGCCATCTCGCCCAAAAAAACCAATTCCAACATCGCAAGTCTGCTCAATCACCATCTGCTCAGCCAGCTTCGCTCACCCATCAGTGCCTCGCCCTTTGCATGGCTTGCCGAAAATCCACACGCCATCAAAGCCTTTGAAAGCGACCCATTGTGCGGTTTTTGTTTTACCAATAACGGTTTTTATACCTTAATGATGCTCATCAAACAAGCCTGCCTACCTACTTGGTATCAACACATGTCCCAAAATTACCCCATCTTATTAGTTAGTGGCAAAGATGACCCTGTGGGCAATTTGGGGCAAGACATCATCAATTTACAAGAAGAGTTATTAAAAGCTGGCAAACCATCGCCCACCATGCTACTATATCCCAATATGCGACATGAGCCACTACACGAAACCGCCAAACTTGGCGTATATCGTGATATACTAAGCTGGCTCATCAAATCCATGTAA
- a CDS encoding WG repeat-containing protein gives MLTFNKFIIALSLIFCANNVSQANPPNDNTFSLRAEKYFSYYDKNFDFTRQCFKPTVIKTGELDYINNYTGCLVDGLAHDINDGKHGYVDKDGKTVIAHQFKSASSFSDGLARVSVVDNKSMTGQRFGYIDKTGTFVIKPTYILGYDYSEGLIAVLNENLKYGFIDKNGNTILPFIYDFPHDFNSPNYFDNHIYAQHAYVFYDGVALVLLNDKWQFIDKQGNTVEYLTQ, from the coding sequence ATGCTAACATTTAACAAATTCATCATTGCATTATCTTTAATATTTTGTGCAAATAATGTAAGTCAAGCCAATCCGCCTAATGACAATACCTTTTCTCTAAGGGCAGAAAAGTATTTTAGTTATTATGATAAAAACTTTGATTTTACACGGCAATGCTTTAAACCAACTGTTATCAAAACTGGCGAATTAGACTATATTAATAATTATACAGGCTGTTTGGTTGATGGATTGGCACATGATATTAATGATGGTAAGCATGGATATGTGGATAAAGATGGCAAAACTGTCATTGCTCATCAATTTAAAAGTGCAAGTTCATTCTCTGATGGCTTGGCAAGGGTTAGCGTGGTAGATAATAAAAGCATGACTGGTCAGAGATTTGGTTATATTGATAAGACAGGAACATTTGTCATTAAACCCACTTATATTTTAGGCTACGATTATAGTGAAGGTTTGATTGCTGTACTTAATGAAAATCTTAAATATGGTTTTATTGATAAAAATGGTAATACCATCTTGCCCTTTATTTATGATTTTCCGCATGATTTTAATTCGCCCAATTATTTTGATAATCACATTTATGCTCAGCACGCTTATGTATTTTATGATGGTGTTGCCTTGGTTTTATTAAATGACAAATGGCAATTTATTGATAAACAAGGCAACACGGTTGAATATTTAACGCAATAA
- the lipA gene encoding lipoyl synthase yields the protein MSVQTFTPEAKPAPKKAVQGEKLRGYDKVARIPIKVIPTVETPKKPDWIRVKLSSPAEVERIKTTLRKQKLYTVCEEAACPNLPQCFGDGTATFMIMGDICTRRCPFCEVAHGRPNPLDVDEPRHTAETILGLGLKYAVITSVDRDDLKDGGAGHFAEVITESRKLSPNCLIEILVPDFRGREQVALDVLTETAPDVFNHNIETVPRLYKAFRPGSDYQHSLNLLKEYKARRPDIATKCGFMVGLGETEEEVYALLDDLKAHDVDIITIGQYLAPSKNHAPVERYVHPDEFARYTEYGKKLGFFNIWANPMVRSSYFADRQYYGEDCPPPVRSSKALAEEKLAKAEKGEKVGCL from the coding sequence GTGAGCGTTCAGACCTTTACACCAGAAGCAAAGCCCGCCCCAAAAAAAGCTGTTCAAGGCGAAAAATTGCGTGGCTACGATAAAGTTGCTCGTATCCCAATCAAAGTCATTCCAACCGTAGAAACACCAAAAAAACCAGACTGGATTCGTGTCAAGCTGTCCAGTCCTGCCGAAGTTGAACGCATTAAGACCACGCTTCGCAAACAAAAGCTCTACACCGTCTGCGAAGAAGCTGCTTGCCCAAACCTGCCCCAATGTTTTGGCGATGGCACAGCGACTTTTATGATTATGGGCGATATTTGTACTCGCCGTTGTCCGTTTTGTGAAGTGGCTCACGGCAGACCCAACCCCTTAGATGTGGACGAGCCACGCCACACCGCTGAGACCATTTTGGGACTTGGGTTAAAGTACGCTGTCATCACCAGCGTGGATAGAGATGACCTCAAAGATGGCGGTGCAGGACATTTTGCCGAAGTGATTACCGAAAGTCGCAAATTATCGCCAAATTGCTTGATTGAAATTCTAGTCCCCGATTTTCGTGGACGAGAGCAAGTCGCCCTAGATGTACTGACCGAAACTGCCCCAGATGTCTTTAATCACAACATTGAGACCGTGCCACGCCTATACAAGGCATTCCGTCCTGGTTCTGATTATCAACATTCCTTAAATCTGCTCAAAGAATATAAAGCTCGCCGTCCAGACATCGCCACCAAATGTGGATTTATGGTGGGCTTGGGCGAAACCGAAGAAGAAGTCTATGCCCTACTTGACGACCTAAAAGCCCACGATGTGGACATCATCACCATCGGTCAGTACCTTGCCCCTAGCAAAAACCACGCCCCTGTGGAGCGATATGTACACCCTGACGAATTTGCCAGATACACCGAATATGGCAAAAAATTGGGCTTTTTTAACATCTGGGCAAATCCAATGGTGCGTTCAAGCTACTTTGCCGACCGCCAATACTATGGCGAAGACTGCCCACCACCTGTGCGTAGCTCCAAAGCACTTGCCGAAGAAAAATTAGCAAAAGCAGAAAAAGGCGAGAAGGTTGGGTGTTTGTAA